In a single window of the Campylobacter magnus genome:
- a CDS encoding metal ABC transporter ATP-binding protein, translating into MQIRLNNVSFSYENSSLALENVNFEYDKKDILALIGPNGGGKSTLLRLILGLLKPSLGEVKTNATLGYVPQFSPLNTSFAPTLFDVVLMGRLGKKIFYSKEDKQIAKECIKDVGLEGLENAKITALSGGQKQRAFIARALACKAEILLLDEPTASLDPKNSAQIYELLLDLNKQGIGVILASHDTAILRFFADKIAFVNKKIHMHENKRVSVDFKELQASEHFCEVELASLACCCSHE; encoded by the coding sequence ATGCAAATTCGCCTAAATAATGTAAGCTTTAGCTACGAAAACTCTAGTCTTGCGCTAGAAAATGTAAACTTTGAGTATGATAAAAAGGACATTTTGGCACTAATTGGCCCAAATGGTGGTGGTAAAAGCACGCTTTTACGGCTTATTTTGGGACTTTTAAAGCCAAGCTTGGGCGAGGTAAAAACAAACGCAACGCTTGGCTATGTGCCGCAGTTTAGCCCTTTAAATACTAGCTTTGCACCAACTCTTTTTGATGTGGTGCTAATGGGTAGGCTAGGCAAAAAAATCTTTTATAGCAAAGAAGATAAGCAAATTGCCAAAGAATGCATAAAAGATGTGGGCTTAGAAGGGCTAGAAAATGCTAAAATAACAGCACTTAGCGGTGGGCAAAAACAGAGAGCTTTTATAGCCCGTGCGCTTGCGTGTAAGGCTGAGATTTTACTACTTGATGAGCCAACAGCTAGTCTTGATCCAAAAAACTCAGCGCAAATCTACGAGCTATTATTAGATCTAAATAAGCAAGGAATAGGCGTGATTTTAGCTAGTCATGATACTGCGATTTTGCGTTTTTTTGCTGATAAAATCGCCTTTGTAAACAAAAAAATTCACATGCACGAAAACAAGCGAGTTAGTGTGGATTTTAAAGAGCTTCAAGCTAGCGAGCATTTTTGTGAAGTTGAGCTTGCTAGTCTTGCTTGCTGCTGTTCGCATGAATAG
- a CDS encoding DUF2442 domain-containing protein, with amino-acid sequence MIKGKKVEFSNNMLNVTLEDGRIICTPISWYKELQNATLKELNNYHFICANTGIEWENLDCQISIISMFAQDCEHFSA; translated from the coding sequence ATGATTAAAGGCAAAAAAGTAGAATTCTCAAATAATATGTTAAATGTAACGCTAGAAGATGGCAGAATTATTTGCACGCCGATTTCGTGGTATAAAGAACTACAAAATGCTACTTTAAAAGAGCTAAATAATTACCATTTTATTTGTGCTAATACAGGCATTGAGTGGGAGAATTTAGACTGCCAAATAAGTATTATTTCAATGTTTGCTCAAGATTGCGAGCATTTTTCGGCGTAG
- a CDS encoding EAL domain-containing protein produces the protein MKKIITKIKRFISEDFKKTLDKLFPWLSVTAVLLIVIISYNFQGLYTHNELAAKISKIVNINEAIDNHINSEFSVIQTDLINEHLKQIDDLIDEISKNSDYTSFLNIPSSHKSFKDLMDNIKANEVVLNRFMTHKAIIMEKTLDLSANLRNTKEIRTLTGFFSRILLSRFGEIFDSNLFSDDVRAYRYDISNSQEEGSQIDYNYSLLLIQLNEEIIQLIGIQERREQVSNLINTSATELIEKLNNYSRNTKNLLDATLLFVAALMIIFMLKLRQNQQAKLKMHEKELQIKEILENSSDTVFEIDAKGVIKSVNYSEDKNKYPLIDTVLELMSPDGRPINIIAELESKDKYSLNEIRRKKLRKNADESNIPTTEETLNQDVVITKEDESGYSFEYHESMYASPIRKLGKIIGANVVLIDFTKQFEAEYRQKKYAEKLETNQHVDKETGLPNHLALNKELTNSRENGLRKYVVYISIDQFENFQFFYNDRTVSLILVEVSRTIRLCMRNYDIKAELYHLQEDKFCLVCEEEDKDRLAERLLNYFSSTIVLKDNLNHDITLNISLRLGFSNDADTDNSDRLAQAKLAHQKARQIEAPYFIYEQNDDNERTYRNNQIVSSMIRYALNNNKITAECQPIYDLTKPLPGENNYELFSYEILVRLYDDEGKIHYPGEFLNIAKQAGLYISITKAVVNIAFDLVEKFDYVFSINLSSSDMANTSVRELFSARLKKCKAPNRLTIEVLETEDIDQKMDDVLKFLNEVRNKGCHVAIDDFGSGFANISTILQLNIDYIKIDGSIIKRLPYDENSRAFLSMLSNFAASANYTMVAEFVSSQDILDQVKALGVQCAQGYLLGKPAKLI, from the coding sequence ATGAAAAAAATAATAACAAAAATAAAAAGATTTATAAGCGAAGATTTTAAAAAGACCTTAGATAAGCTCTTTCCTTGGCTTAGTGTTACGGCTGTTTTACTTATAGTAATCATATCTTATAACTTTCAAGGGCTTTACACGCACAACGAACTAGCCGCCAAAATATCAAAAATAGTAAATATAAATGAAGCTATAGATAATCATATAAACTCTGAGTTTTCTGTTATTCAAACAGACCTTATAAACGAACATCTAAAACAAATAGATGATTTAATAGATGAAATCTCAAAAAATAGCGATTATACTAGCTTTTTAAACATTCCAAGCTCACACAAATCCTTTAAAGACCTAATGGATAATATAAAGGCAAACGAAGTTGTACTAAATAGATTTATGACTCACAAAGCAATAATAATGGAAAAAACCCTAGACCTTAGCGCAAATCTAAGAAATACAAAAGAAATCCGCACCTTAACTGGATTTTTTTCTAGAATTTTGCTTAGTAGATTTGGAGAGATATTTGATTCAAACCTCTTTTCTGATGATGTAAGAGCCTATCGCTACGACATCTCAAACAGCCAAGAAGAAGGCTCTCAAATAGACTATAACTACTCTTTGTTACTAATCCAGCTAAATGAAGAAATCATCCAACTAATAGGAATTCAAGAGCGTCGCGAACAAGTATCAAACCTCATAAACACCTCAGCAACAGAACTAATAGAAAAACTAAATAACTACTCTCGTAACACAAAAAATCTACTTGATGCAACCTTGCTTTTTGTGGCTGCTTTGATGATAATTTTCATGCTAAAACTCCGCCAAAATCAACAAGCTAAGCTAAAAATGCATGAAAAAGAGCTACAAATAAAAGAAATCTTAGAAAACTCAAGCGATACTGTCTTTGAAATAGATGCAAAAGGCGTGATAAAATCAGTAAACTACTCAGAAGATAAAAATAAATATCCACTTATAGACACGGTCTTGGAGCTGATGAGCCCAGATGGCAGACCTATAAACATCATCGCCGAACTAGAAAGCAAAGACAAATATAGCCTAAATGAAATTAGGCGCAAAAAACTAAGAAAAAATGCCGATGAATCAAATATCCCAACCACAGAAGAAACACTAAATCAAGATGTAGTAATCACAAAAGAAGATGAGAGTGGATATAGCTTTGAATACCACGAGAGCATGTATGCCTCGCCTATACGCAAACTAGGAAAAATCATAGGCGCAAATGTCGTATTAATAGACTTTACTAAGCAATTTGAAGCTGAATACAGACAAAAAAAATACGCAGAAAAGCTAGAAACCAACCAACATGTAGATAAAGAAACCGGTCTTCCAAACCACCTAGCACTAAACAAAGAGCTAACTAACTCAAGAGAAAATGGATTGCGCAAATATGTAGTGTATATAAGCATAGACCAGTTTGAAAACTTCCAGTTTTTCTACAATGACCGCACAGTCTCGCTAATACTAGTAGAGGTTAGTAGAACAATCCGTCTTTGTATGCGAAACTATGATATCAAAGCAGAGCTATACCACCTACAAGAAGACAAATTCTGTCTAGTGTGCGAAGAAGAAGATAAAGACCGCTTGGCTGAGAGACTGCTTAATTACTTCTCATCAACCATAGTGCTAAAAGACAATCTAAATCACGATATCACGCTAAATATCAGCTTGCGTCTAGGCTTTAGTAATGATGCAGATACCGATAACAGCGACCGCCTAGCCCAAGCCAAACTAGCCCACCAAAAAGCTCGCCAAATTGAAGCCCCATACTTCATCTACGAGCAAAATGATGACAACGAACGCACCTACCGCAATAACCAAATCGTCTCTAGCATGATCCGCTATGCGCTAAATAATAACAAAATCACCGCAGAGTGCCAACCTATATATGATCTTACTAAGCCACTTCCTGGCGAAAATAACTACGAGCTATTTAGTTATGAAATTTTGGTGCGTCTTTATGATGATGAGGGCAAGATACACTATCCAGGCGAGTTTTTGAATATAGCAAAACAAGCTGGTCTTTATATATCTATCACAAAGGCAGTCGTTAACATCGCCTTTGATCTAGTTGAGAAGTTTGATTATGTATTTTCTATCAACCTCTCAAGCTCGGATATGGCAAATACTAGTGTGCGTGAGCTATTTAGCGCTAGGCTAAAAAAATGTAAAGCACCTAACCGCCTTACAATCGAAGTGCTAGAAACCGAGGATATCGATCAAAAAATGGACGATGTGCTAAAATTCCTTAATGAAGTGCGTAATAAAGGCTGCCATGTAGCAATAGATGATTTTGGTAGCGGCTTTGCAAATATCTCTACGATTTTGCAGCTAAACATAGACTATATCAAAATCGATGGTTCTATCATTAAGCGTCTGCCGTATGATGAGAATTCGAGAGCATTTTTGAGCATGCTATCAAACTTCGCTGCTAGCGCAAACTACACGATGGTTGCTGAGTTTGTAAGCTCTCAAGATATACTAGATCAAGTAAAAGCCCTAGGCGTTCAATGCGCTCAAGGCTACTTGCTAGGCAAGCCAGCCAAACTGATCTAG
- a CDS encoding DUF4160 domain-containing protein, whose amino-acid sequence MPTLLKINGFKFFFYSNEHEPKHIHVLKGEEFAKINLANLEVVFSSFKNKDLAFVLEVLKEHKDEFISAWERYFND is encoded by the coding sequence ATGCCAACTTTGTTAAAAATAAATGGATTTAAGTTTTTCTTTTATTCAAACGAACATGAGCCAAAACACATACATGTTTTAAAGGGCGAAGAATTTGCTAAAATAAATCTTGCTAATTTAGAAGTGGTTTTTAGTAGTTTTAAAAATAAAGATTTAGCTTTTGTCTTAGAAGTGCTAAAAGAGCATAAAGATGAGTTTATATCAGCATGGGAAAGGTATTTTAATGATTAA
- the serC gene encoding 3-phosphoserine/phosphohydroxythreonine transaminase — protein MNRVLNFSAGPSGLPLSVLERARDEFLDYHGLGFNIMEVSHRGKVYETMHNEIIANIKGLYNLDDDYAVLFLQGGGHMQFAQVPLNLYIGGEAQYANTGVWTKKAIKDAGILGINYRITASSEDSNFDHIPSDAGFSSDADYCYICSNNTIYGTQYKNLPNTHGAPLVVDSSSDLFSREIDFKAKHIGVFWGGAQKNAGPAGVSVVIIRKDLLDRVEYNEENTPAPMRHKAPFASHVPTILRYKVQAEANSLANTPPTYSIYLLGLVIEWIKEQGGLKAINAINEQKAELLYKAIDESSFFKAHARADSRSLMNVSFTSPSPELDALFVKEAENEGMIGLKGHRLLGGLRASIYNAVSLENVKALVSFMSEFERKNG, from the coding sequence ATGAATAGAGTTTTAAACTTCTCAGCAGGACCAAGTGGCTTGCCACTAAGCGTGTTAGAGCGTGCTAGGGATGAGTTTTTGGACTACCACGGACTTGGCTTTAATATCATGGAGGTAAGCCACAGAGGCAAGGTCTATGAAACTATGCATAATGAAATAATCGCAAATATAAAGGGACTTTATAACCTTGATGATGATTATGCAGTGCTATTTTTACAAGGTGGGGGGCATATGCAATTTGCGCAGGTGCCACTTAATCTATACATAGGCGGAGAGGCGCAGTATGCAAATACTGGTGTTTGGACGAAAAAAGCGATAAAAGATGCAGGAATTCTAGGCATAAACTACCGCATAACAGCTAGTAGTGAGGATAGTAACTTCGATCATATCCCAAGCGATGCTGGGTTTAGCAGCGATGCTGATTACTGCTATATCTGCTCAAATAATACAATTTATGGCACGCAGTATAAAAATCTGCCAAACACGCATGGAGCACCGCTTGTAGTGGATTCTAGCTCTGATTTATTTAGCCGTGAGATTGATTTTAAGGCTAAGCACATCGGTGTATTTTGGGGTGGAGCGCAAAAAAATGCTGGACCTGCTGGTGTAAGCGTGGTAATAATCCGCAAAGATCTACTTGATAGAGTAGAGTATAACGAAGAAAACACGCCTGCGCCTATGCGTCATAAAGCGCCTTTTGCCTCTCATGTGCCAACCATACTTCGCTATAAAGTCCAAGCTGAGGCAAACAGCCTAGCAAACACGCCGCCTACATACTCAATCTACTTGCTAGGACTTGTAATAGAGTGGATAAAAGAACAAGGTGGCTTAAAGGCAATAAATGCTATAAACGAGCAAAAAGCAGAGCTACTTTATAAGGCTATTGATGAGAGTAGCTTTTTTAAAGCGCACGCTAGGGCTGACTCACGCTCGCTTATGAATGTAAGCTTTACAAGTCCTAGCCCTGAGCTTGATGCGCTGTTTGTAAAAGAGGCTGAGAATGAGGGTATGATAGGGCTAAAAGGCCATCGCTTGCTAGGTGGGCTAAGAGCTAGTATATACAATGCTGTAAGCCTAGAAAATGTCAAAGCACTAGTAAGCTTTATGAGTGAGTTTGAGCGTAAAAACGGCTAA
- the flhB gene encoding flagellar biosynthesis protein FlhB gives MPPGDDQEKTEEPTPKKIEDAREKGNVPKSMDTAGFVALLVGLVTLFFMLPYFGQKFIGIYQYVLALIGTELSVRTVANILGYIVFEMMLVVIPLAAIIMVAGVMGNVMQFGFLFTTEPLTPDISKIDPIKGMGRLFSLKKLVETIKIVLKVGAVFGVAFIFFLRFVVELPHTVFFTMFDQLLWLKEKIMILAAVMLFVFLIIAIIDLFITRYNYFNDLKMSKQEVKDEYKQMDGDPQVKGRIRQLQREAAKKRMMQNVPAADVIITNPTHYAVALRYDKEKEDAPVVLAKGIDFMALQIKKIGLENGVEIVENPPLARELYRLCDIDRQIPSELFKAVAEVLSFVYTANKQKFAKKLQQ, from the coding sequence ATGCCACCAGGTGACGATCAAGAAAAAACAGAAGAACCCACCCCCAAGAAAATAGAAGATGCCCGTGAAAAAGGCAATGTGCCAAAGAGCATGGACACAGCAGGCTTTGTGGCACTTTTAGTGGGACTTGTTACTTTGTTTTTTATGCTACCGTATTTTGGGCAAAAGTTTATCGGTATCTATCAATATGTCTTAGCCTTAATAGGCACAGAACTTAGCGTGCGAACAGTGGCAAATATCCTTGGCTACATTGTTTTTGAGATGATGCTAGTAGTTATTCCTTTGGCAGCTATTATTATGGTAGCTGGAGTTATGGGAAATGTTATGCAGTTTGGCTTTTTATTTACCACAGAGCCGCTTACCCCTGATATTAGCAAGATTGACCCTATTAAGGGTATGGGACGGCTTTTTTCACTAAAAAAGCTAGTTGAGACCATAAAAATCGTGCTAAAAGTAGGCGCTGTTTTTGGCGTGGCGTTTATATTTTTCTTGCGCTTTGTTGTGGAACTGCCACATACTGTGTTTTTTACGATGTTTGACCAGCTTTTATGGCTAAAAGAAAAGATTATGATTTTAGCTGCTGTGATGCTCTTTGTTTTTCTTATTATTGCGATAATTGATCTTTTTATCACTCGGTATAATTACTTTAACGACCTAAAAATGAGTAAACAAGAAGTAAAAGATGAGTATAAGCAAATGGACGGAGATCCGCAGGTAAAAGGTCGCATCAGGCAACTTCAAAGAGAAGCTGCCAAAAAACGCATGATGCAAAATGTCCCAGCAGCCGATGTCATCATCACAAACCCAACTCACTACGCAGTAGCCCTGCGCTATGATAAAGAGAAGGAAGACGCTCCTGTTGTGCTTGCTAAGGGTATTGATTTCATGGCTTTACAAATCAAAAAAATAGGGCTTGAAAACGGCGTAGAAATCGTAGAAAATCCACCACTTGCACGCGAGCTTTATAGGCTTTGTGATATAGACAGGCAGATACCTAGTGAGCTTTTTAAGGCAGTAGCTGAGGTGCTAAGCTTCGTTTATACAGCAAACAAGCAAAAGTTTGCTAAAAAACTTCAACAATGA
- a CDS encoding DUF2156 domain-containing protein, whose amino-acid sequence MHFNPLKLSDKNIIDAYFKACKIVVSDLSFTNLFLWHFSRKIEWCECEDCLIIRTTYPGEKPFIFYPLHKNNDKNAKKRALEVLIADFKAQNLPFSIHSLSISDKDELDLLMPELFSYEFREDRSDYIYDCQELINLAGKKYHKKKTHYNNFCKAYDFSYEALSETNASELASVYSKWFEAQPNKTEGLKNEFIGITAALENFSELDFKGGILRVDGVIAAFSFGEMLNDECAVIHIEKGDINYNGVYQAINREFLAHEFSSAKIVNREEDLGIEGLRKAKQSYQPIYLEQKFNASLK is encoded by the coding sequence ATGCATTTTAATCCATTAAAATTAAGTGATAAAAACATTATAGATGCGTATTTTAAAGCATGTAAGATAGTAGTAAGCGACCTTAGCTTTACAAATCTTTTTTTGTGGCATTTTAGCCGTAAGATTGAGTGGTGCGAGTGCGAGGATTGCCTCATTATCCGCACGACTTATCCAGGTGAAAAGCCTTTTATTTTCTATCCACTTCACAAAAATAACGATAAAAACGCTAAAAAACGAGCCTTAGAGGTCCTGATTGCTGATTTTAAAGCGCAAAATCTGCCTTTTAGCATTCACTCACTTAGCATTAGTGACAAAGATGAGCTAGATTTGCTTATGCCTGAGCTTTTTAGCTATGAGTTTAGAGAGGATAGAAGCGATTATATTTATGATTGCCAGGAGCTAATAAATCTTGCTGGCAAAAAATATCACAAGAAAAAAACGCATTATAATAACTTTTGTAAGGCTTATGATTTTAGTTACGAGGCTCTAAGCGAGACTAATGCTAGCGAGCTTGCTAGTGTGTATAGCAAGTGGTTTGAAGCCCAGCCAAACAAAACTGAGGGGCTAAAAAACGAGTTTATCGGTATCACAGCGGCTTTAGAAAATTTTAGCGAGCTTGATTTTAAAGGCGGAATTTTAAGGGTTGATGGCGTCATAGCTGCATTTAGCTTTGGTGAGATGCTAAATGATGAGTGCGCTGTAATCCACATAGAAAAAGGCGATATAAATTATAACGGCGTTTATCAGGCTATAAATAGAGAGTTTTTAGCCCACGAGTTTAGCAGCGCAAAAATCGTAAATAGAGAAGAAGATTTAGGCATTGAAGGACTGCGCAAGGCCAAGCAGAGCTACCAGCCGATTTATTTAGAGCAGAAGTTTAATGCGAGTTTGAAGTAA
- a CDS encoding metal ABC transporter permease, translating into MLDILALDFVQNALIASFLVSIAAGIIGSVVVINKMSFAAGGVAHGAYAGVGVAFFAGFAPFLGALGAAVILGLLIAFFSFEKNERFDSLIGAIWAFGMALGIVFSELSDGYTSDLMSYLFGSILAVSKADLALMAGFDLLFLLFAILLYPRLCAFSFDSEFARLRGVGVKPLYYTLCVLIALCVVMSIQIVGLVLVIALLTIAPSIAERFAKSLAQMMIYSALFAFVFCVLGLVLAFYLNLSSGASIIIIAALVFFMAKFKK; encoded by the coding sequence ATGCTTGATATTTTAGCCTTGGACTTTGTTCAAAATGCTTTAATAGCGTCTTTTTTGGTTAGCATCGCAGCTGGGATTATCGGCTCTGTTGTGGTGATTAACAAAATGAGCTTTGCTGCTGGCGGCGTGGCGCATGGGGCTTATGCTGGCGTGGGAGTGGCGTTTTTTGCTGGTTTTGCGCCTTTTTTGGGCGCACTTGGGGCGGCTGTGATTTTGGGCTTGCTTATTGCCTTTTTTAGCTTTGAAAAAAATGAACGCTTTGATAGCTTAATCGGCGCTATTTGGGCGTTTGGTATGGCGCTTGGTATTGTTTTTAGCGAGCTTAGCGATGGCTATACAAGTGATTTGATGAGCTATCTTTTTGGCTCTATTTTGGCTGTTAGCAAGGCTGATTTAGCCCTTATGGCTGGCTTTGACTTGCTTTTTTTGCTTTTTGCGATTTTGCTTTATCCAAGGCTTTGTGCTTTTAGCTTTGATAGCGAGTTTGCTAGGCTGCGTGGAGTGGGCGTTAAGCCTTTATATTACACGCTTTGCGTGCTGATTGCGCTTTGTGTGGTGATGAGTATACAGATTGTGGGGCTTGTGCTTGTGATTGCCTTGCTTACGATTGCGCCTAGCATTGCGGAGCGTTTTGCTAAGTCTTTGGCGCAGATGATGATATATTCAGCACTTTTTGCTTTTGTTTTTTGCGTTTTGGGACTGGTTCTTGCTTTTTATCTAAATCTTAGCTCTGGGGCTAGCATAATTATAATCGCAGCTCTTGTCTTTTTTATGGCTAAATTTAAAAAATAG
- a CDS encoding cytochrome-c peroxidase, with translation MILKIFRVLSIFVLCTAGFSEVISPIKPYDYNENKANLGKSLFFDTRLNENNFSCQRCHHLLKEVTGTSKTPFSSPSILNSSMNYYFTKEGVRQSLKEEIKNMFLDTKAYNTKPSYFIAQIKKNPIYIEQFKEIYGNINFENAIDAIEEFIKALRMPSRFDYYLQGHDDVFNEDEKEGYRLFIRKGCVTCHNGANLGGGMAAYIKNAGSKKKMRTVPSLRNVAKTAPYIGNITNLKDTLRFLKLSVISSTLNEAEMDKIIIFLKTLDSEIPPILQH, from the coding sequence ATGATTTTAAAAATTTTTAGAGTTTTGAGTATTTTTGTGCTTTGCACTGCCGGTTTTAGCGAGGTCATAAGCCCTATTAAACCTTATGATTATAATGAAAATAAAGCAAATTTGGGTAAAAGCTTGTTTTTTGATACTAGATTAAATGAAAATAATTTTTCATGCCAGCGTTGCCATCACTTATTAAAAGAAGTAACAGGCACTTCAAAAACCCCTTTTTCAAGCCCTTCAATCCTAAATTCCAGCATGAATTATTATTTTACTAAAGAAGGCGTTCGCCAAAGCCTAAAAGAAGAAATAAAAAATATGTTCTTAGATACAAAAGCCTATAATACAAAACCTAGCTATTTCATCGCTCAAATCAAAAAAAATCCCATTTATATAGAGCAGTTTAAAGAAATATATGGAAATATAAACTTTGAAAACGCCATTGATGCGATAGAAGAGTTTATAAAAGCCTTGCGTATGCCTTCACGCTTTGATTACTATTTACAAGGTCATGATGATGTATTTAACGAAGATGAAAAAGAGGGCTATAGGCTATTTATCCGCAAAGGCTGTGTAACCTGTCATAACGGGGCAAATCTAGGCGGTGGCATGGCAGCATATATCAAAAACGCAGGCTCTAAGAAAAAAATGCGCACTGTTCCAAGCCTAAGAAATGTGGCAAAAACAGCACCTTATATAGGAAATATCACAAATTTAAAAGATACTTTGCGCTTTTTAAAATTGAGCGTTATAAGTTCAACTTTAAACGAGGCAGAGATGGATAAAATAATAATTTTTCTAAAAACCCTAGATAGTGAAATTCCACCTATCCTACAACACTAA
- the xseA gene encoding exodeoxyribonuclease VII large subunit: protein MIEFKSVIELNEAARGLLEGHFGEVSLEAEISKITKHSSGHWYFSLKDEQASIDATMFRGANLRVTFEPKVGLKVVCAGKLTLFSATGRYQINVLSMKEAGAGDLDAAFRALCARLEKAGIARRNINGVLQKVGARPLPRLPKRVGIVTSLSSAAFADIKQRIESSGYFLSKFICFDTLVQGKDAPASIIEALGLADSAGLDVIILARGGGSKEDLWCFNDENLARKILSLKTPIISAVGHEIDYSISDFVSDHRSITPTAAIADLLPSKDALAQFIDTKLENINLACSSKIERAQNRLNIASLKLRPSSIKERLDKFNLNIKTKQSAIKSALDSKILSWGHKIENLKTQLKAKQEIFETKRSSVSVFVGGNQAKLDELKIGDKITLKSAYANKEAQIL from the coding sequence ATGATAGAGTTTAAGAGTGTAATCGAGCTAAATGAAGCCGCAAGAGGCTTGCTAGAAGGGCATTTTGGCGAAGTTAGCTTAGAAGCTGAGATTAGCAAGATCACAAAACACAGCAGTGGGCATTGGTACTTTAGCTTAAAAGACGAACAAGCTAGTATTGATGCTACGATGTTTAGAGGGGCGAATTTAAGAGTAACTTTTGAGCCAAAGGTGGGCTTAAAGGTGGTTTGCGCTGGTAAGCTAACGCTTTTTAGTGCTACTGGTCGCTATCAAATAAATGTGCTTTCTATGAAAGAGGCTGGAGCTGGCGACCTTGACGCTGCTTTTAGAGCACTTTGTGCAAGACTAGAAAAAGCTGGCATTGCTAGGCGAAATATAAATGGCGTGCTACAAAAAGTAGGCGCTAGACCCCTGCCACGCCTGCCAAAAAGAGTAGGTATAGTAACATCTCTAAGCTCAGCAGCCTTTGCTGATATAAAACAAAGGATTGAAAGTAGTGGGTATTTTCTAAGCAAGTTTATTTGCTTTGATACGCTAGTTCAGGGCAAAGACGCGCCTGCTAGCATTATAGAGGCTCTTGGCCTAGCTGATAGTGCTGGGCTAGATGTGATTATTTTGGCTCGTGGTGGTGGTAGCAAAGAGGATTTGTGGTGCTTTAATGATGAAAATCTTGCTAGAAAGATTTTAAGCCTAAAAACGCCGATTATTTCAGCTGTGGGGCATGAGATTGATTATAGTATAAGTGATTTTGTAAGCGACCACCGCTCTATTACTCCAACGGCTGCTATTGCTGATTTGCTGCCTAGCAAGGATGCTTTGGCGCAGTTTATAGACACAAAGCTAGAAAATATAAACTTAGCTTGTAGTTCAAAGATAGAGAGGGCGCAAAATAGACTAAATATAGCAAGTCTAAAACTAAGACCAAGTTCTATAAAAGAACGCCTTGATAAGTTTAATCTAAATATAAAAACTAAGCAATCTGCGATAAAATCAGCCCTTGATAGTAAAATTCTCTCTTGGGGGCATAAAATAGAAAATCTAAAAACGCAGCTTAAAGCTAAGCAAGAGATTTTTGAGACCAAGCGTTCTAGTGTGAGCGTTTTTGTTGGCGGTAATCAAGCTAAGCTTGATGAGCTAAAAATAGGTGATAAAATCACGCTAAAATCAGCCTATGCCAACAAAGAGGCACAAATTTTATAA
- a CDS encoding metal ABC transporter solute-binding protein, Zn/Mn family gives MLKKIFFAAALLLASELIAKPVVIASIAPVEYLAKAVGGDKIEVQSLAKGDVHSYEPKPNDMKAVAKARIFIAAGLEFEEAWIPRFKASTKNLVVVKSDAKIAKLKEERGEQAEHDEKHEAHADPHVWLNPMLAITMARNISDALIDMDKANKDFYLENFQKLMNDLLAFDESAKNELAGLKNRKFVVYHPAWGYFAAHYDLEQISIERSGKEPKIDEMASTVKMIKDENIKVIFADPNRSQKSAQILASQTGAKVELLDPLGYNLLENLKIAVGAIKDANSPK, from the coding sequence ATGCTTAAAAAAATCTTTTTTGCTGCTGCGCTGCTGCTAGCAAGCGAGCTTATCGCAAAGCCTGTGGTAATAGCCTCTATTGCGCCTGTGGAGTATCTAGCCAAGGCAGTAGGTGGCGATAAAATAGAAGTTCAAAGCCTAGCAAAAGGCGATGTCCACAGCTACGAGCCAAAACCAAATGATATGAAAGCAGTAGCAAAGGCTAGGATTTTCATCGCTGCTGGACTTGAGTTTGAAGAGGCGTGGATACCACGCTTTAAAGCCTCAACAAAAAATCTAGTAGTAGTAAAAAGCGATGCTAAAATCGCAAAGCTAAAAGAAGAGCGAGGCGAACAAGCAGAGCATGATGAAAAGCACGAGGCTCACGCAGACCCGCATGTATGGCTAAATCCTATGCTAGCAATAACAATGGCTAGAAATATAAGCGATGCTCTAATAGATATGGATAAAGCAAATAAAGATTTTTATCTTGAAAACTTTCAAAAGCTAATGAATGATTTGCTAGCCTTTGATGAGAGCGCAAAAAATGAGCTAGCAGGGCTAAAAAACCGCAAGTTTGTAGTCTATCATCCTGCATGGGGGTATTTTGCAGCGCATTATGACTTAGAGCAAATCAGCATAGAGCGCAGTGGCAAAGAGCCAAAAATAGATGAAATGGCAAGCACAGTTAAGATGATAAAAGATGAAAATATCAAGGTAATTTTTGCTGACCCAAACCGCAGCCAAAAATCAGCGCAGATCTTAGCTAGCCAGACAGGTGCAAAAGTAGAGCTACTAGACCCACTTGGCTATAATCTACTAGAAAATTTAAAAATCGCCGTAGGAGCGATAAAAGATGCAAATTCGCCTAAATAA